The sequence below is a genomic window from Zygosaccharomyces rouxii strain CBS732 chromosome D complete sequence.
GTGGATATCAGTGCTGATCTGTTAAAATTGGATTCTTCATGTAACGGTAGTAATTCAGAAAGGAATTTAGTCAATTTATAACTCATAATATTGTCTAGTGGAGtattcaaagatgaattattttggaccattttcaaaagatcaTTCCAATGACGTAGCTTATCGTAAAGAGGTTGTTTGTAACTTATCATATTGGTAGATCCAAACGGTAATGGTTCTAAGCTGCTCCCCATTTTAAACCAATCCATTCTGGATTCCACATATGgccaaaattttaaagttGCATTCGGCCAATTGAGCATATCAAACACTGTGGAGAACAATTCAAAATAGACAACAATCCATGATGTAGGTTTTTCCCTATACTGTTTGGAGTGGAAACAAAAATCTAGTACAACTGCACATCTCTTGATATGCAGTAAAAAATCATCGTGGACATCTTCATTACTCAGGAGATCGGTAACGagtcttttcaaaactaGATCAATTAAGAAATCAGAATTTTCTATCTTGGACTTCAACAAGGGTTCCCAATTGAATTCTAACAGTTCggattcaaaagaatctgCATTCAGCGCTGAATCTATAACATCTGTTGCATTTTCCGCAATTAGTTTAAAGATGGGTGATAGGAAATCAACACATTGTTGAATACAGTTGTCTAATAAAGCCATTATAGACCAATTGAAACCATCAGAGACAAGCCAGACGACGCTTTACTCTTAGATATTCGATGATTTATGAAGTCCTTTTTAATGTCCTCTATGGGCTCTTAGGCTaaataaaaatctgatATCACCGTTCCAAGTGACAATAATAGACTTTAAGCGGCTAAGATCTTCGAGAAAGCCCTTTTTGCGGGCTAAAACTAATAATGAAATATTCcttaaaattttgggtATTTTTTACAGTTCCAAAGAGATTTTTTGCTCTCTTCTACGTATTTTCCCATCAAAGTGTCAGTGTGTCGTTTCAAAAGGATTTAATGGCAGTAGTGGAATCTTCTTATTATTTACAATGGTTGTTGTGTCTTGAATATCATTAGATATCGTTAGATATATTAATTTTGGTTTCAATGGTTTTACTCGCATCTTCTTTCCTGAGATtaaatattatttttacaATAATCCTATCTTTGCTCTTATGGTATTTTACGTCTTGTACTCATGAAGCtacatttgaaagaatacAACAAATACACAACTCCTTCCTAACAATCTCGAGCCAATTTGAAGCTTGCAATTGAGTTTGCTGAGTAATTGCTTGTAGTACTGTAGAAGAGCTTCCAGATCTCTATATACAAGAGCTCATTCCTtcgatttttcaaattaataCGATATCTCAAGATTCCTCGAACTTAATACAACTGCTCCAGAGGCACCCCCATAATATTGATCTGAAATTTAAGGTGGTGACAAGAGGATTCCCATGTGAGAGCTTCAAGAATCTCTATTTTACTTTGTTCTTTATATAAGATCAACATTTGAGAATCAGTcgttttgaaaaattgcgCTTTGTTCTCCATTGACGACAATCCATGTTATAACTTACAAGCACGTTATCACTAGGATAGAAAGTGATTATCATTTGGATCCTTTAGAAATACGTTACATGCTGTTGGGATCAATTCAATATCAATCTTCCCTATAGTCACTTTTTTTCCCCATTCCAATAAAACATCACCACCATGCAAGACGAACTGCCCATTATTATGGGCCTGTGTTTGGTTGACTTTCACCATAAGAGAGGACCTGAAGTCGAGTATTCCTGCGGAATACCCAAGGATACTGAAGGGAATATCGTTTTCCCCAACTTACCATTTCAAGCATTACCCGATGGCTCACATTCATTTAAAGAGACATTCACTTATTTCACATTACTTTACAACGAGAAGAAAAAGTGTAGCCCGCCCAATGGTGCGACAGAAATagcagaagatgaattaggTGACTATACTACACTGTTTGCTATATCATGTTCAAGACAGATTAGAAGTGATGATTTGACGTAtaaggaagaagatattaCTAGATCAACTGTACAAAAGGCTATTGTTGTAATATCTCGAAAACCAATATTCGGTCAGATAAAGGATAAAGTTAGCCTAGTGACAAATGCATTTTTCCTCCAACGGGATTTCTCAGATAAAACCATTATAACATCACTTTATGAAAATTTAATGGCATTATTCAAGACTTGGAACCTTCAAGATGGTCATTTTTATTTGGGACTTTCATTAAGGAGGATAATTTACGATTTTAAAAAGGATATACTCGTTCTGTTAAAGGCATTATTACTGGAGAGacaattgattttttatGGAACTAACGTTGAAGCACTTTGCAATTTACAGTTTGGCTTAATCAGTTTGATTCCCAATTTACTTTCCCACTTAGAGAATTCTGGTAGTCCTCTTTTAtatgaaaatttggaaaacctGAAAGTTGCTGATTCATTTAGATCTAGCGATAGAAAATCagttttaaaatttctagGATTTCCACTCttaatttttgagaaaggTGGACTATTTTCACCATATACTCCCTTACAACAGATTCAAGACATTAACTCTGAAGccaccaaatttttcgTCATTGGAAGCTCAAATTCGTTACTAacagaaagaaaaaatgaattatGTGATATTTTTGTTAATGTAGATGATTCATCGGTAGAAATTATCAATAAATCCCTAAATGCAGCTCTAACGCTTTCGAACCACGAtaaaaaatggattgatTCCATTACAAATGCTGTTGTTTCCACTTGGAATGAAAACGATTTAGAGACGCCAAAAAATTCACAATTTGAAGGTAGTGAAGATTTTATAAGATGGCAGTTTGAGGATTACCTAACAGGACTACTCTCCAGTATTAAATTGTCGGATTACATGGCGAGTCCCAAAGTTAATGATACTTCGTTGCAATCGATTCCTGAAGAAATGCAAAATGCTCATCCGATACAGCTATTCAATAACAATTGGGTACAAAGATGGAGAGAAACtcagaattttgaaattttcaacaattttactGATGATAGGATATTTGATCTATTCACACCAAAGCATGCATATAATGCCATAGATCCGTTTACAGCATTTCAACAAAAGTTGGCAACCACTTTCCAAAATctaaaaaagaataatggTAGTACAGATGGTAATAAACCAAAAGAGAATATATCAATATCCAGTAAACAACAGAGGGATAGTACTTTGACCAAGGCGACTTCTTCTCCTTCGTCCACGGCGTCTAGCGCAACGGAAatcaataataataatagtaaagAACCAAATATGTGGAATTCATGGCGAGAATACTTCAAAGATaggaagaaaaacaaaaagaaaaataatgCAGATTCAACTGTCAAGTCTACGCAGCATTTGGAGCTTAGCCGTAGTACTAATGATGCAATTGACAGTGCATTGATTGGACTGGGTCTTCACAATGGTATAGAGGAACCAGAAAACGTTAATGATAACgatcaagaaaaagaagaagaaggagaagaagaaggagaagaagaaggagaagaggaaggaaaacaagaaggaaaagaagaaggaaaagaagaaaatgaagaggaagaagctgAAAGTTACAAGAGCATAAGGCGATCATTCACGTTTGAGGAAACTACGAATTAGGGACCCTGAATcccatttttgaaattataCTGTCATGATcgttctttcaaaagaattgaactGAATTACAAGGGGGAATATATATAGGTAATATATAAGTACGCAcgtattttttttttttttattttttattttttctgTTTCTCAAGAGAATAATGGTCGAAAACTTACCACCCGCCGTATTTAGAGGCAGATGGTAAAATAGCGAGAGGTATATGACATGAAAACTCTTCACCttccaaaatttccttCGCATGATATAATACACCTTTCTTATCCTCATAAAATTGCTCCAAGCTAATGTTTGCAGTTCTGGGGACCAAAACGAACTTAATTCCTAGCATCCATCTTAATTGAAATACGTCAGTTTTGAATTGGCTTGCTAATTGATACATTGGAGTCTTAGGCATTATAAGCTTTAATGGTATACGATCGCAATCATCAAAACATATTGCATGTGCATCGTAAATGCGATTCACTTGCGGTTTCTTAAGATTTTCTAAATCAGTCACGTATTCAGGATTAATCAACTCACAGGATTCTAGTGTCACCGTTACAGCGCTAACTTTGTGTGTCGGAGGTGAATTATGATCTAATTCTAGTACCAAATCAATATCGTCTGTGATTGTGTAAAAACGTTTGGAACAAACAATTCTAGTGATCGATTGACcattccaattgatttGATAGATGTTTTGTAAGTTATCTAATTGAGGTATCAAACCCTTTTCCTCATTAAAACCCAATTTTCTCGCTGGACGATTAGCGGTCAACCTTGCCAGGTCAGAAACGTTACTTGAAACGGTAGACATCCTTTTTGTCACATATccattctcatcttctcGTTTTTCGTCAGAATTCATTAAAGTAGGCGACTCATCACTAGATTCTTCTGGAAACTGAATCGCCATTTGGGAATCAACCAATTCCTCTAGATCTCCAAACTCGTCCTGATTGGATTCCACCAGCTTAGCGAAATTGTGTATCAGTTTTTCCACATCTTGATTTCTATCcgaattcatcaatgaaaATGCAGACGGCCTTCTTGCATGTTGATGCACTGTACTGGATACCACTCTACCACCACTCGGCTGCCTCTGTTTAACTTCCTTAACTAGACCTGGTTCCATAATTGTTACTTTTTCATTCAATACTGGAGAATATTGGGCTCCAGACCTGCTCACAAAGGGAGCAATGTTGATTGGAACCTTAATAGTATCTTGTTCAATGTCACCGTGATATAATCTACCCATACCGACTTCTAAGCTGTAATTTATGGAAATATTCGGAGAAACGTAATAACTAGGGGGTATCATTCGGGATAATTTACTGGATTTGAATCTAAAAACTTTGGTCTCACCTGGTTCCAAGTTTAATTCAGAAAACAGTAATGTTTGCGGTATCAATAAGATTGGAAATTGTCTGTATTCTACTGACTCATCGTGAGCCGCCAACGTAAAAACTGCATTATGGTCacctttcaattcatcttcattaacATTGGATGATCCCAAGAATTGAGCACTTCTCTTGGAGTGGAAATACTTTGCCAGAGAATTGGGTTGATTCGAATCGTTCTCCTCTACTGCAGTTCCTGACATCTTCTTAGTCACATGGCTTAGTGGAGTATCCAATCCAACCACTTTAACGCTAgttttatccaatttcGTTTCATTAATGACTTCTGGATCAAACTGAAACATACCAAATATCTGAACGTATCCTGACATCAGTTCCACAGGTTTATGATATTTTATCTGTTTTACCAATTGTTCCCGTTGTCTCTTCTGCCTTTCTAAATCTATATGCGCATTATTAGGTttaacatcttcttctgacATTCCCTTCATTGCATTCAATAGAGATTTCATCGACCATGGCTGTCTCCCATCTTCTTGTACATTggtattatcattatcCTGTGACTCTACATAAGCACCTTGtgcttcaatttcttcatgtaATTCTTTGAGGCTGTCTTTCAGTGAAACCAGTTCTTGATATGACCCTAAGTGCTTAATTCTTATCACCAGTGATATGTTTTCACCAGCAAAATATGGATTTGATTCATGAACAATCTCTAACCTTATATTCTCTGTGAGCAGATAAGAATCTACTCTATGAGTACGCATAACTTATAAGACAATTGAATGATACGACCACAGCTAAGTCCCCCGAGACTCTACTCCTTTTTCCATATATGTTGTACATGTATTGAAGGGTTGGTTCTTTATTGTGATCTTCGTTTGTCAATCTCCCTCTAATGTTGGCATTAAGGCGGAGAAAAAGACGTCCGCCTAACTACGAGGGTTCGAACCGAGGCCAACGTAACTGTAAAAATCCCATTTaagaattccaaaaatattgataatattttggaaaaaataattttgAAGTTCTTCCCCGCCAGGACTCGAACCTGGAATCTTCTGGTTCGTAGCCAGACGCCGTGACCATTGGGCCACGAGGAACAAGAACTTGTTGAAAAACTTTCTTCTAGGAGAATACTCATGCCAAGTTTAAAAACACATGACCCTTTTCGCTTTCTCGATATCAAAcgaagaacaagaaggCAAGCTTATGTATTAGATAATCACTTCTCTTTGTAACTTCGGATTAAAGATTCTCGACTCTATAAGGAACCTCCAATCTCGTTCTATTGGTTGCATCAAATTGGAAGTAACACTACAGAAAGTGCAATGGAGGCATTGAAATGCAAATCTTGGGTTTGTCGATTTTGCAAATCTAAGGAAGGCTTTGGTCCCATATCCTACTATGGAGATTTCACTCAGTGTTTCTTAGACGGGATTCTACTGAATGCTACTGGGTTGTTTATGCTCATCTTTGGTACAAGGGAGCTAATCAAATTGTGTCGTAAAGAAAGTCCAGGGGTTAAGTACAGAAAAGATTGGGTCATCGTTTCAAGAATCTTTCTAGTACTCTTACAAATTGGGTTTGTCTCTTTGGCATGTTTAAAACTACCAGAAAATAAGGATAAAGATCTCACAGTTACTAGTCAGTATGTGATCACTCTTTTGTCCTTATTTGAAGTGACAATTTTACATTGGATCGAATACAATCGTTCAAGAGTTTCCAATGCTATCGTGCTTTTTTACTGGCTAATAGGTACCATATTCAACTCTACAAAGActctcaattttttgattaGGCACTTTTACGAAGGTAAATGGCCAATGGGCCATTCAGTGTTTATCCTTACACTTTTCCAAAGTAttaattcctttttcatCCTACTGTTAGAGG
It includes:
- the AVL9 gene encoding Avl9p (similar to uniprot|Q12500 Saccharomyces cerevisiae YLR114C AVL9 PHO85 Requiring), giving the protein MQDELPIIMGLCLVDFHHKRGPEVEYSCGIPKDTEGNIVFPNLPFQALPDGSHSFKETFTYFTLLYNEKKKCSPPNGATEIAEDELGDYTTLFAISCSRQIRSDDLTYKEEDITRSTVQKAIVVISRKPIFGQIKDKVSLVTNAFFLQRDFSDKTIITSLYENLMALFKTWNLQDGHFYLGLSLRRIIYDFKKDILVLLKALLLERQLIFYGTNVEALCNLQFGLISLIPNLLSHLENSGSPLLYENLENLKVADSFRSSDRKSVLKFLGFPLLIFEKGGLFSPYTPLQQIQDINSEATKFFVIGSSNSLLTERKNELCDIFVNVDDSSVEIINKSLNAALTLSNHDKKWIDSITNAVVSTWNENDLETPKNSQFEGSEDFIRWQFEDYLTGLLSSIKLSDYMASPKVNDTSLQSIPEEMQNAHPIQLFNNNWVQRWRETQNFEIFNNFTDDRIFDLFTPKHAYNAIDPFTAFQQKLATTFQNLKKNNGSTDGNKPKENISISSKQQRDSTLTKATSSPSSTASSATEINNNNSKEPNMWNSWREYFKDRKKNKKKNNADSTVKSTQHLELSRSTNDAIDSALIGLGLHNGIEEPENVNDNDQEKEEEGEEEGEEEGEEEGKQEGKEEGKEENEEEEAESYKSIRRSFTFEETTN
- the RGP1 gene encoding Rgp1p (similar to uniprot|P16664 Saccharomyces cerevisiae YDR137W RGP1 Subunit of a Golgi membrane exchange factor (Ric1p-Rgp1p) that catalyzes nucleotide exchange on Ypt6p); protein product: MRTHRVDSYLLTENIRLEIVHESNPYFAGENISLVIRIKHLGSYQELVSLKDSLKELHEEIEAQGAYVESQDNDNTNVQEDGRQPWSMKSLLNAMKGMSEEDVKPNNAHIDLERQKRQREQLVKQIKYHKPVELMSGYVQIFGMFQFDPEVINETKLDKTSVKVVGLDTPLSHVTKKMSGTAVEENDSNQPNSLAKYFHSKRSAQFLGSSNVNEDELKGDHNAVFTLAAHDESVEYRQFPILLIPQTLLFSELNLEPGETKVFRFKSSKLSRMIPPSYYVSPNISINYSLEVGMGRLYHGDIEQDTIKVPINIAPFVSRSGAQYSPVLNEKVTIMEPGLVKEVKQRQPSGGRVVSSTVHQHARRPSAFSLMNSDRNQDVEKLIHNFAKLVESNQDEFGDLEELVDSQMAIQFPEESSDESPTLMNSDEKREDENGYVTKRMSTVSSNVSDLARLTANRPARKLGFNEEKGLIPQLDNLQNIYQINWNGQSITRIVCSKRFYTITDDIDLVLELDHNSPPTHKVSAVTVTLESCELINPEYVTDLENLKKPQVNRIYDAHAICFDDCDRIPLKLIMPKTPMYQLASQFKTDVFQLRWMLGIKFVLVPRTANISLEQFYEDKKGVLYHAKEILEGEEFSCHIPLAILPSASKYGGW